One segment of Solanum stenotomum isolate F172 chromosome 1, ASM1918654v1, whole genome shotgun sequence DNA contains the following:
- the LOC125848870 gene encoding bax inhibitor 1-like, whose amino-acid sequence MNFLVNAVKLYFNRNWTRKDMMNSAPITEHAYTSLKTVYLTLFLAILATAFGSYLHLIWETGGMLSIMKCGTSLLWLYRTPQQRVLARLLYLMDAAICFGASVGLFTKYFFEIDQSAVIRFLLGAAIVFGCFSIAAKVHRERSHIYITSLINTGILILLWFDVSQWTLKAYVLLLFFMGYLVLYSQEILYDARFGEINFANCAFTIFFCLPAIVVHAVRLCLGANIEQHRQN is encoded by the exons atgaatttcttaGTGAATGCTGTGAAATTGTACTTCAATAGGAATTGGACAAGAAAAGACATGATGAATTCTGCACCAATTACCGAGCACGCTTACACAAGCTTGAAGACG GTATATCTTACTCTCTTCTTGGCCATATTGGCCACTGCTTTTGGATCCTACTTGCACTTGATCTGGGAAACAGGGGGGATGTTATCAATCATGAAATGTGGAACAAGTTTACTCTGGCTTTACCGTACACCACAACAGAGAGTG TTGGCGAGGCTCTTATACTTGATGGATGCTGCCATTTGCTTCGGTGCTTCTGTTGGCCTTTTTACCAAGTATTTCTTTGAAATCGATCAAAG CGCTGTCATTAGATTTTTGCTAGGTGCAGCAATTGTCTTTGGATGCTTCTCGATTGCAGCAAAAGTGCATAGGGAAAGGAGCCACATCTACATCACTAGCTTGATTAACACTGGTATTCTAATACTACTGTGGTTTGACGTTTCTCAGTGGACATTAAAG GCATACGTTCTGCTGCTATTCTTCATGGGGTACCTTGTGCTATATAGCCAAGAGATATTGTACGATGCTCGCTTTGGAGAAATTAACTTTGCCAACTGCGCATTCACTATCTTCTTCTGTTTACCAGCTATTGTGGTCCATGCTGTAAGACTATGCCTGGGTGCAAACATTGAGCAACACAGACAGAATTAA
- the LOC125848895 gene encoding bax inhibitor 1-like has protein sequence MNAVKAYFNRNWTREDLMNTGEISEYAYTSLTTVYLTLFCAMLSFTFGSFLQLIIWEVGGLVTVLSSVASLLWLYFASPLRVRLRVSLLMYAACTLGASFGLFTKYLFEIYPPLIVNLLEGSTFSIGIIWYGSTYTRERRAIYMTCLNFSFALMCSSIFVYGIDMLDIHTVHWVFKVNTVQALFMGYFVIYSQDLLYNAGIGEINFVDCTLAVFFHLPGIVVHAARVYLTAENEQHREN, from the exons ATGAATGCTGTGAAAGCTTACTTCAACAGGAATTGGACAAGAGAAGACCTGATGAATACTGGAGAAATTTCCGAGTACGCTTACACAAGCTTGACGACG GTGTATCTTACTCTCTTCTGTGCCATGTTGAGCTTTACTTTTGGATCCTTCTTGCAATTGATCATCTGGGAAGTGGGAGGGCTGGTCACAGTCCTTTCTTCTGTAGCAAGTTTACTCTGGCTTTACTTTGCATCACCATTGAGAGTG AGGCTGAGGGTCTCACTATTGATGTATGCAGCCTGTACCTTGGGTGCTTCTTTTGGCCTTTTTACCAAATATCTCTTCGAAATTTATCCACC CCTTATTGTCAACCTTTTGGAAGGTTCAACATTTAGCATTGGGATTATCTGGTATGGATCCACGTATACGAGGGAAAGGAGAGCAATCTACATGACTTGCCTGAATTTTTCTTTTGCTCTAATGTGCTCCAGCATTTTTGTCTATGGTATAGATATGCTTGACATCCACACAGTTCATTGGGTGTTTAAG GTAAACACTGTGCAAGCATTGTTCATGGGGTACTTTGTGATATATAGCCAAGATTTACTGTATAATGCTGGCATAGGAGAAATTAACTTTGTCGATTGCACACTCGCCGTCTTCTTCCATTTACCGGGTATAGTGGTCCATGCTGCAAGAGTTTACCTGACTGCAGAAAATGAGCAACACAGAGAGAATTAA